GGGCACAGGTCCGCTTCAGCAAGGGGGGGACCCCCCCACTCAAAAGTACGAGAGGGGGTACCCTACCCCCCTATCCAAAAAATGAGGGGGGGTATACCCACCCCCTCTCCAAAAAGCGAGGGGGGGATCCCCTCCCCCCTGTCTCGCGCAAGACAGGGTACCTCCCCCCCTCCGGGCGCACATGCCCCTCCACCGCTTCGCATGGAGTCACGCCGGAGAGGGTTTTTCGTAAGCGGTTGTCCGGAGGGTGGGATACCCCCTCTCCTGCCAATGAGTGGGGGGGACCCCCTCCCCCTCTCCAAAAAATGAGGGGGGGTCCCCTGCGTACCCTACCCCCCCTCTTGCGCAAGACAGGTTACCACCCCCTCCCCCCCACTGAAATTTAAGAGGGGGTCCCCTGGGTACCCTACCCCCCCTCTTTCCCGGGACAGGGTCCCCCCTCCCTCAGCAGCAGCCACCCGCGATTACCCTCAATCACATCGGGAGAACCGGTACGGAGAGCCTGTTGGGAAATTTTCCGAACTGCCATCATAAAAATTCCCCTTTTGTTTAACAACATTTATCCTCAACACTGTCGATGCTATTCACAACATCCCCTATTCAGGGTTTCTGATTACTTTCCGGCGTGTGTCGGAACTTCACAACGATCTCGGGATCTGCTGATAATGATCAATCTTACAGGAAGAATGGAATGACGATGAACGGTCTGCGAATAATACCGGGAATACTCCTGATTGCCTGCCTGCTGCTTGTCGGCACTGCCGGTGCAGCAACTCCCACGATAACCACCATCACGCCAGCCATCGGGGTCAATACGACCAGTGTTTCCATACCAAACGCTGGTACGAACTTCGCTGCCGTTGCCGCTCAGATGAGGTCTTCGCTATCTGGTAATCTTTCATTCACTCTGGTTACCCGGGAACGGGAAAAATCCCTGAACGGGATCACACATGACGCGATGGTAACGCTTAAGAAGCAGATCCAGGCATCGCTCTCTGAATTCCGGTACAATGAACAAAGCGGCGCATGGACTGCGGTAAATTACGACCAGCACATGGCGTTCCAGACAACGGATGCCGGTGGCATCAGGATTACCAGTGACAACGGCACTGCCGGCATGCAGTTCGCCGGCATCTGCCGGGACGAATGCACCCTGACTACACCCGCCGGAATCATTCATGCTGACGGGACACGGCTTGAGATCGACCGGGGCCCTGCCACTGAATGGTACCTCAACAGCAATACCGGTATCGAACAGGGCATGACACTCGCGAACTCCCCTGACGGGACGGGAAATGTACAGGTAACATTCGACCTTTCCGGAACACTCACGCCAGCTCTTGAGGGCCAGACCCTGGTCTTCTCGGCCCGGAACGGCCCGGTCATTAAGTATGCAGGGCTGACTGCACACGATGCAACCGGCAGAACTCTCCCGGCAATAATGATCCTCACCGGCACCCGTCTTGTCTGGCAGGTTGACGACCGGAACGCGGTGTATCCGGTGACTATCGACCCGACATGGTCTCAAATAAAGATCCTCACCGCATCCGATGGAACGGATAATGCCTTATTCGGTAATGGAGTTGCCATTTCCAACGACACGGCGATTGTCGGTGCATATCAGGCAGCGGGAGGTGGGACCCAAAGGGGTGAGGCATACATCTTCCAGAAGGACAAAGGAGGAACCAACAACTGGGGACAAGTAAAGATTCTCACCGCCTCCGATGGAACGGATAATGCCCAGTTCGGTTGGTCAGTTGCCATTTCCAACGACACGGCAATTGTCGGTGCAGTCGTTGCGCCGGGAGGAGGAACCAAAAGGGGTGAGGCATACATCTACCAGAAGGACAAAGATGGGACCAACAACTGGGGACAAGTAAAGGTTCTCACCGCCTCCGATGGAACAGATAATGCCTTATTCGGTATTTCAGTTGCCATTTCCAACGATACGGCAATTGTCGGTGCAAATAATGCTCCGGGAGGGGGAACAAACCGGGGTGAGGCCTACATCTACCAGAAGGACAAAGATGGGACCAACAACTGGGGACAAGTAAAGGTTCTCACCGCCTCCGATGCAGTGGATTTTGCCGATTTAGGTACTTCAGTTGCCATTTCCAATGATACCGCAATTGTCGGTGCACATACTGCACCGGGAGGAGGAACCCAAAGAGGTGAGGCATACATCTTCCAGAAGGACAAAGATGGGACCAACAACTGGGGAGAAGTAAAGGTTCTCACCGCCTCTGATGGAGCGGATAATGCCCAGTTCGGATATTCAGTTGGCATTTCCAATGACACGGCAATTGTCAGTGCAAATCAGGCAGCGGGAGGTGGAACCCAACGGGGTGAGGCATACACATTCCGGAAGGACAAAGATGGGACCAACAACTGGGGAGAAGTAAAGATTCTCACCGCTTCCGATGGAGCGGATAATGCCCAGTTCGGTTGGTTAGTTGCCATTTCCAATGACACGGCAATTGTCGGTGCATATCAGGCAGCGGGAGGTGGGAGCCAAAGGGGTCAGGCATATACCTTCCGGAAGGACACGGGGGGAACCAACAACTGGGGGCAAGAACAGATCCTCTCCGCTTCCGATGGAGCGGATAATGCCGGTTTCGGTTGGTTTGTTGCCATTTCCAATGACACGGCAATTGTCGGTGCATATCAGGCAGCGGGAGGAGGGATAAAAAGGGGTGAGGCATATATTTTTGTCATACCGCCGACAGTTACCGGCATCTCCCCGACGTCCGGAACAACTGCTGGAGGTACGTCAGTTACGGTTACCGGGACTGGGTTTAACGGAGCCACTTCAGTGAAATTCGGTGCCACCAGTGCCGCGTCCTATACCGTGAACAGTGCAACGCAGATCACGGCGATTTCACCAGCCGGTGCTGCCGGTACCGTTGACATTACGGTTACGACTGGAGGGGGTACCTCCGTGACAGGAGCTGCTGACCAGTTCACCTTTACCGTAACTCCAACCCCGACCCCGACTCCCGCACCGGTAAATTATGGCGGGGACGGCGACATGCCCCCGTCAGCACCCGTGGCACAATCAACCTCCTCAGCACAGGTTCCCCTGTCAACCATTCCGGTAAATGTCGGGCAGATCGGTACTACCCCCATAACCGGTGTTATGGTTACCGGCACCGGGATCAGGGATATTATCGTAACAGCCACCGAAGAGAGCGGACCCGGTACCGGTATGCCGGTGCCTCCCGGGGCGGTCTACACCTATGTTGATATCTCACCGGCCCGGTTCACCACGATAACTGAGGCCCTCATCTCCTTTGTCGTCCCGCAGTTGTGGCTGGATGAGCACCATCTTGCCCCGCAGGATATCGTCCTGTACCACAGTGCCGGGACCGGCTGGCAGGCACTCCCCACAACCCAGGTCCGGACGGCCAATGGCCAGTTTTATTACACGGCGACAAGTCCCGGTTTCTCCCGTTTTGCCATAACCGGGCAGGCCGGTCTTTTGGGAAATACTTCCGTACGTAATCAGGTGACAACACTTGGCATTACCGTGCCGGCAGTCTCCCCGCAACCTGCAGTAACTACCCTGCCAGCCGGGAGCGTACCGGTAACCACCCAGACTACCGCAGTACCCGTCCCGGAACCAGTACCCGGTTTCCTGTTTAAGACCCTTTGCATTATCGGAACTGGGGTTGTAGTGCTGGGAGGTTTCGTCCTGCTGTTCCGGCGCTGGTGGATCCGCCGGCAGAACCCGGCGCTGTTCCGGAAGTATGATTAGAACTGTTCGCCGCGGGGCGCCCTTATTTTTTGCTAAGATGAACCCCGCCGCCCCCGAAGGGACGCCCCCGCGGCGGTTTCAATGACTAATAATAAACCCTCCCAGCCCCGCCGTCCTCCAAAGGGACCCCGAGGCGGGGAAACCCTCCTTAGTATTCCCCCACACCAACAATTCTTTCGTACAGATCATAGAACATAAAATAAGAAGAGCAGCCCACCCCCCATCCACCCTAATCTACAGGGGGGTGGTACCCCCTCCAAAGTACGAGGGTGGGATACCCCCTCTCCTGCCAATGAGTGGGGGGGACCCCCTCCCCCTCTCCAAAAAATGAGGAGGGGTCCCCTGCGTACCCTACCCCCCCTCTTGCCCGGGACAGGGTACCACCCCCTCCCCCCCACTGAAATTTGAGAGGGGGTACCCCTACCTCCCTATCCCGGGCAAAAGGGGTACCCACTCCCCGCCTCAATCTTTTTTATCCGCAACCGCCCAACGAACAGCTATGAAACTTCTTGCATTCAACGGGAGCCCCCGGAAAAAATGGAACACTGCGCAACTCCTTGAGCATGCCCTGGAAGGTGCCGAGTCCCAGGGCGCAAAGACAAAACTGTACAACCTGTACGATCTTGACTTCAAAGGCTGCATCAGCTGTTTTTCCTGCAAGCGTGCCGGCGGGAAGAACTACGGGCACTGTGCGGTAAATGACGATCTTAAACCCATCTTTGAAAAAATAGGAAAAGTCGATGCAATCCTGATAGGCTCGCCCATCTACTATGGAATCACGACGGGTGTCACGCGCTGTTTCCTTGAGCGGCTGATGTTCCAGTTCTCTGTTTACGATGCGGAGCGGTCCTCGCTCTTTGGCAAAAAGATCCGGACAGCCTTCATTTACACGGCCGGGGCATCGGATGATATGGTAAAGGAGATGGGCTTTGACCGGAATGCAAAAGGTACCGAGATGGCAATGGAGCGGATCTTCGGGTCGTGCGAGTCCTTCTTTGTCACCGATACGCTGCAATTCGATGACTACTCGAAGTACGTTGCCCCCCGGTTCGATCCGGAAGAAAAGAAGACGCGGCATAAGGAGCAGTTCCCGCTTGACTGTAAGAGAGCGTACGATCTCGGGGCCCGGCTAGCCCGGAAGGATTCATAACTGAACAATCCGGGAAGGGCTTCCGGAGGGACGTTCCCGTGGCGGGAACCCATGCGAGTTAATGACCAACCCGTAAATTATCCGAAAAAGAATGGCCCCTCAATTTCCCTCAACATGGGTCCCCCCTCTTGTCCAAGACAGGGTACCACCCCCTCCCCCCCTTCACATCTCCCGAAGGGCTGATCCTCCGGCCCCTCCATCCAAAAACTGCTGACCCCGTGTCCATGCAGATCCCATCCGCTTATATAGGCCCCCGTCTCACCTCTGGACAACAAGAGTTCCACAGGAGAGCACTCAAAAATGTCCCTTCCCGAAATGTCACCGCTTGCCCGGCTCGTATTGTTTATGATCTGCCTGTCCCTTGCCGGGACGCTCGTTGCCGGTGCGCACTATTTCGCCGTGGACCTGCCACAGCAGCGGAT
The sequence above is drawn from the Methanomicrobiales archaeon HGW-Methanomicrobiales-1 genome and encodes:
- a CDS encoding flavodoxin gives rise to the protein MKLLAFNGSPRKKWNTAQLLEHALEGAESQGAKTKLYNLYDLDFKGCISCFSCKRAGGKNYGHCAVNDDLKPIFEKIGKVDAILIGSPIYYGITTGVTRCFLERLMFQFSVYDAERSSLFGKKIRTAFIYTAGASDDMVKEMGFDRNAKGTEMAMERIFGSCESFFVTDTLQFDDYSKYVAPRFDPEEKKTRHKEQFPLDCKRAYDLGARLARKDS